The Synchiropus splendidus isolate RoL2022-P1 chromosome 8, RoL_Sspl_1.0, whole genome shotgun sequence genome has a window encoding:
- the dscamb gene encoding cell adhesion molecule DSCAM isoform X5, producing the protein MWILAFIFSQSILNVFSEDLHSSLYFVNASLQEVVFASTTGTSVPCPAGGAPPSSLRWYLATGEEIYDVPGIRHVHPNGTLQIFNFLPSSYSKLIHDNTYYCTAENPSGKIRSQDVHIKAVSREPYTVRVADQKAMRGSVAVFKCIIPASVEAYVSVVSWEKDTVSLSSGPRYLITSTGALYILDVLPEDGLNNYRCTTRHRYTGETRQSNSARLIVSDPTNAEPAILDGFDHREVMINHRVELPCKASGFPMPKYRWLKDNSPLEPDSRFRQTISGLQIDNVQPSDFGTYVCEVWNSYGNAEVMGRLYVKQPLKAVVSPRKVKGSVGSKVSLSCSVSGSDEYELSWYRNGELIYPGNNVRFTGLNRENLIMEGMSKSDGGAYQCFARKGKMSAQDFVQVILEDGTPKILSSFSEKVVNPNEPVFLVCNVKGTPPPRCTWSLDDDPVIKDSHHHLGHYETHEGHVVSQLNVTHTQVPDGGVYRCTCGNSAGVVYHQARINVRGRASIRPMKNITAIAGRDAFIHCRVIGYPYYSIKWYKNSALLPFNHRQRAFENNGTLKLSNVQQVDAGEYNCKVMVQPNKMDSQSVHLRVRVPPYIQPFEFQRFTIGQRVFIPCVVMSGDRPLDITWQKDGRPIPISLGVTVDNIDFTSSLRISNLTPDHNGNYTCIARNEAAAVEHQSQLIVRVPPQFVVQPEDQDGIYGKTVTLNCSAEGYPPPTIVWEHSKGAGVPQFQPILLNSGSRIQLLSNGSLLIKHVLQDDNGFYLCKVSNDVGADVSKSMYLTVKIPAMITSYPNTTLATQGEEKRMSCIAHGEKPIMVRWEKEERIINPETSRYVVTVKEVADEVVSTLVIMPTVREDSGFFSCHAINSFGEDRGIIQLTVQEPPDPPEVEIREVKDRTIALRWTMGFDGNSPITGYDIECKNKSASWLSAQVTKDVSPQLNQATIIDLHPSSTYNIRMVAKNIIGNSNPSNELTITTDEAAPDGPPQDVTLEPTSPQSIKVSWKPPHKHLQNGVIRGYQVGFREYSPGGSHQFTILSVDSTGDTMESIILDDLKKFTQYSVVVQAANRAGTGPSSQQVITKTLEDVPSRPPENVLAVAKSPEVISLSWMTLPRDALNGNLQGYRVIYWANLPDGELGEIRNVTTSQPSLELDGLEKYTNYSIQVLAFTNAGDGVRSEQIYVRTKEDVPGPPAGVKAAASSGSVVFVSWLPPLKLNGIIRKYIVFCSNMHPMVMSEFEASPDMYFYRIPNLARNRQYSIWVVAVTAAGHGNNSEKIVVEPLAKAPARILTFNGTVTTPWMKDIVLPCKAVGDPPPTIKWLKGNTNGTPTPVLVDGRRSVHANGSFIIRTVKAEDSGNYSCVANNNWGSDEITLNLQVQVPPDQPRLTVTKTTTTSITLSWIPGDNGGSSIRGYILQYSEDNSEQWGSFPISPSERSYRLENLKCGTWYKFTLTAQNAVGPGRISEIIEAKTHGKEPQFAKEHELFTSINSTRARLNLVGWNNGGCPITSFVLEYRSVDSPTWTTAQRTSLTKSYILYDLLEATWYELQMKVTNSAGSAEKKITFATLNADGSTIAPLLKSGDPISDNMSGSGGLKMVVTITSILVVAVLVFIMLMVLKRRRREQRLKRLRDAKSLAEMLMSKNTRTPDTVNKQQQTLRMHIDIPRAQLLIEERDTMETIDDRSTVLLTDNDFGETNKQKSSTVTHTVHYQSLSQATGPLVDVSDARPGTNPTARRTAKAGPAAARSRYASQWTLNRPHPTSSSHTLTSDWRLPTPRATGSVDKESDSYSVSPSQDTDRARSSMVSTESASSTYEELARAYEHAKMEEQLRHAKFTITECFISDTSSEQMTAGTNDYTDSLTSSTPSESGICRFTASPPKPQDVSRVMNMAVPKAHRPGGELVHLPPYLRMDFLLNRGVPLAARGAGVSSGASGGAGSGAGATGETRGGGAGGAMGQTCLEPQRSRTLKRPPPMEPTPMEVPSPREVQQWQPGTAATLPHRDVRERGEARGEARGEVRAEASSSGDLAQAQAAKLSTSQESLLDSRGHLKQSNNPYAKSYTLV; encoded by the exons GACCAAGATATCTCATCACATCCACGGGGGCCTTGTATATTCTGGACGTCCTGCCAGAGGATGGCTTGAATAACTACCGATGCACCACCCGCCACCGCTACACCGGCGAAACCCGCCAGAGCAACAGTGCACGTCTCATTGTGTCAG ACCCCACCAACGCGGAGCCAGCCATCTTGGACGGCTTCGACCACCGCGAGGTGATGATTAACCATCGCGTGGAGCTGCCCTGCAAGGCCTCAGGCTTCCCCATGCCCAAATACCGCTGGCTGAAGGACAACAGCCCTCTGGAGCCCGACAGCCGCTTCCGTCAGACCATCTCTGGGCTGCAGATTGACAATGTGCAGCCCAGTGACTTTGGCACTTACGTTTGTGAAGTGTGGAATAGCTATGGCAACGCTGAGGTCATGGGTCGCCTCTACGTCAAAC AGCCTCTGAAGGCAGTGGTCAGCCCTCGTAAGGTGAAAGGCAGCGTGGGCAGCAAGGTCTCCCTGTCCTGCAGCGTGAGCGGCTCAGACGAATATGAGCTGTCATGGTATCGGAATGGAGAACTCATCTACCCGGGCAACAACGTTCGCTTCACGGGGCTCAACCGGGAAAACCTTATCATGGAGGGCATGTCCAAGAGTGACGGGGGAGCTTACCAGTGCTTCGCCAGGAAGGGCAAGATGTCGGCGCAGGATTTCGTGCAAGTCATCCTCGAAG ATGGCACTCCTAAAATCCTGTCCTCGTTCAGTGAGAAGGTGGTGAACCCCAACGAGCCTGTCTTCCTGGTGTGCAACGTCAAGGGCACGCCGCCTCCTCGCTGCACCTGGTCTTTGGACGACGACCCCGTCATCAAAGACAGCCACCACCACCTGGGGCACTACGAGACGCACGAGGGCCACGTGGTCAGCCAGCTCAACGTCACCCACACCCAGGTGCCGGACGGCGGCGTCTACCGCTGCACGTGTGGCAACTCGGCCGGGGTCGTGTACCACCAGGCTCGAATAAACGTAAGAG GCCGTGCCAGCATTCGCCCCATGAAAAATATCACTGCGATCGCTGGGCGTGATGCGTTTATCCACTGCCGTGTGATTGGTTACCCTTATTACTCCATTAAGTGGTATAAGAATTCTGCGTTGCTACCGTTTAACCATCGACAGCGAGCGTTTGAGAACAACGGCACGCTGAAGCTCAGCAACGTGCAGCAGGTGGACGCCGGCGAGTATAACTGCAAGGTGATGGTGCAACCCAACAAGATGGACTCCCAAAGCGTCCATCTACGTGTGAGAG TTCCCCCATACATCCAGCCCTTCGAGTTTCAGCGCTTCACCATCGGCCAGCGTGTCTTCATCCCCTGCGTGGTCATGTCAGGTGACCGGCCACTGGACATAACCTGGCAGAAAGATGGACGGCCCATTCCCATCAGTCTCGGGGTGACTGTGGACAACATTGACTTCACGAGCTCCCTGAGGATTTCCAACCTCACCCCGGACCATAATGGAAACTACACGTGCATTGCCCGAAATGAGGCGGCCGCCGTGGAGCACCAGAGTCAGCTGATAGTTCGAG TGCCTCCACAGTTTGTAGTCCAGCCTGAAGATCAAGACGGGATTTATGGTAAAACCGTGACACTCAACTGCTCTGCTGAAGGCTACCCACCACCCACCATCGTTTGGGAGCACTCCAAAG GTGCCGGTGTCCCTCAGTTCCAGCCCATCCTGCTGAACAGCGGCTCTCGCATCCAGCTGCTGAGCAACGGCTCCCTGCTCATCAAACACGTGCTGCAAGACGACAATGGCTTTTACCTCTGTAAGGTCAGCAACGACGTGGGAGCTGATGTCAGCAAGTCCATGTACCTCACCGTCAAAA TTCCAGCCATGATCACGTCCTACCCAAACACCACGCTGGCCACTCAGGGGGAAGAGAAGAGGATGAGTTGCATCGCTCACGGAGAGAAGCCCATCATGGTGCGCTGGGAGAAAGAGGAGCGCATCATCAACCCTGAGACCAGCCGCTACGTCGTCACCGTCAAGGAGGTGGCGGACGAAGTCGTCTCCACGCTGGTG atCATGCCGACGGTTCGGGAGGACTCCGGCTTCTTCTCCTGCCATGCCATCAACTCTTTTGGTGAAGACAGAGGAATCATACAGCTGACAGTGCAAG AACCTCCCGATCCCCCAGAAGTGGAGATAAGGGAGGTGAAAGATCGGACCATAGCGCTGCGCTGGACCATgggctttgatggaaacagCCCCATCACCGGTTATGACATCGAATGCAAAAACAAATCTG CGTCATGGCTGTCGGCCCAAGTAACCAAAGACGTGTCACCACAGCTCAACCAGGCCACCATTATTGACCTTCACCCCTCATCCACCTACAACATCCGCATGGTCGCCAAGAACATCATCGGCAACAGCAACCCGAGCAACGAGCTCACCATCACCACGGATGAAGCAG CTCCTGACGGCCCCCCTCAAGATGTCACGCTGGAGCCCACCTCCCCACAGAGCATCAAAGTGTCGTGGAAG CCGCCTCACAAGCATCTGCAGAACGGCGTGATCCGAGGGTACCAGGTGGGCTTCAGGGAGTACAGCCCCGGGGGGAGCCACCAGTTCACCATCCTGAGTGTGGACTCCACTGGCGACACCATGGAGAGCATCATACTGGACGACCTCAAGAAGTTCACCCAGTACAGCGTGGTGGTCCAGGCAGCCAATCGAGCCGGGACGGGTCCATCCTCCCAGCAAGTCATCACCAAAACCCTGGAAGATG TTCCGTCTCGGCCTCCAGAAAACGTGCTGGCCGTGGCCAAGTCTCCTGAGGTCATCTCTCTGTCCTGGATGACGCTGCCTCGGGATGCTCTGAATGGAAACCTGCAGGGCTACAGGGTCATCTACTGGGCCAACCTTCCTGATGGAG AGTTGGGGGAGATTCGGAACGTGACCACCAGCCAGCCCTCTCTGGAGCTGGACGGCCTGGAGAAATACACCAACTACAGCATCCAAGTCTTGGCCTTCACCAACGCTGGCGACGGAGTCCGCAGCGAACAGATTTATGTGCGGACCAAAGAGGACG TTCCTGGACCGCCAGCAGGGGTGAAGGCTGCTGCCTCCAGTGGCTCTGTGGTGTTCGTGTCCTGGCTGCCGCCGCTCAAACTGAACGGCATCATCCGGAAGTACATCGTCTTCTGCTCGAACATGCATCCGATG GTCATGAGTGAGTTTGAGGCGTCTCCTGACATGTATTTCTATCGGATACCGAACCTGGCTCGCAACAGACAGTACAGCATCTGGGTGGTGGCGGTGACTGCTGCTGGCCATGGCAACAACAGTGAGAAGATCGTAGTGGAGCCGCTGGCCAAAG CCCCTGCCAGAATTCTAACCTTCAACGGGACCGTGACCACCCCCTGGATGAAAGACATCGTCTTACCCTGCAAAGCTGTCGGAGACCCACCTCCTACCATCAAGTGGCTGAAGGGAAA CACCAACGGGACACCCACCCCGGTCCTGGTGGACGGACGGCGCAGCGTGCACGCCAACGGCAGCTTCATCATCCGAACCGTGAAAGCTGAGGACTCTGGGAACTACAGCTGTGTGGCCAATAACAACTGGGGATCTGATGAGATCACCCTGAATCTGCAGGTTCAAG TCCCACCAGACCAGCCTCGCCTCACTGTTACCAAGACCACCACCACATCAATCACGTTGTCATGGATACCGGGAGACAACGGAGGCAGCTCCATCAGAG GATACATCTTGCAGTACTCTGAGGACAACAGTGAGCAGTGGGGTAGTTTTCCCATCAGCCCCAGTGAACGGTCGTATCGCCTGGAGAACCTCAAGTGTGGCACCTggtacaaattcaccctgacgGCCCAGAATGCAGTTGGGCCAGGACGCATCAGTGAGATCATCGAAGCTAAAACCCATGGGAAAG AGCCCCAGTTTGCCAAAGAACACGAACTCTTCACCAGCATCAACTCCACCAGGGCCAGACTCAACCTGGTTGGCTGGAACAACGGTGGCTGTCCAATCACCTCCTTCGTTCTGGAGTACCGGTCGGTGGATTCGCCCACGTGGACCACGGCGCAGCGCACCTCGCTGACTAAGAGCTACATCCTGTACGACTTGCTGGAGGCGACGTGGTACGAGCTGCAGATGAAGGTCACCAACAGCGCCGGCTCTGCAGAGAAGAAGATCACCTTTGCCACTCTGAACGCTGACGGAA GCACCATCGCCCCCCTGCTGAAGAGCGGAGACCCCATCTCAGACAACATGTCAGGCAGCGGCGGCCTGAAGATGGTGGTCACCATCACCTCCATTCTGGTGGTGGCTGTTCTGGTCTTTATCATGCTCATGGTGctcaagaggagaagaagagagcagAGGCTGAAGCGGCTGCGAG ATGCCAAAAGCCTGGCAGAGATGCTGATGAG TAAAAACACACGGACCCCCGACACGgtcaacaagcagcagcagactttGAGGATGCACATTGACATCCCCAGAGCTCAGCTGCTGATCGAGGAGAGGGACACCATGGAGACAATCG ATGACCGTTCCACAGTGCTGCTGACAGACAATGACTTTGGAGAGACCAATAAGCAGAAGTCTTCGACGGTGACTCACACGGTCCACTACCAGTCTCTGTCCCAGGCGACTGGACCGCTGGTGGACGTGTCTGATGCCAGGCCTGGAACCA ATCCCACTGCCAGACGCACTGCCAAAGCAGGTCCTGCCGCGGCACGAAGCCGCTACGCCAGTCAGTGGACGCTGAACCGACCGCATCCCACCAGCTCCTCGCACACCCTGACCAGCGACTGGAGGCTTCCCACGCCTCGGGCCACCGGCTCCGTGGACAAGGAGAGCGACAGCTACAGCGTCAGCCCTTCCCAGGACACAG atcGGGCGCGCAGCAGCATGGTGTCCACTGAGAGCGCCTCCTCCACCTACGAGGAGCTGGCCCGAGCCTACGAGCACGCCAAGATGGAGGAGCAGCTCCGGCACGCCAAGTTCACCATCACCGAGTGCTTCATCTCAGACACCTCCTCCGAGCAGATGACGGCGGGGACCAACGACTACACCGACAGCCTGACCTCCAGCACGCCGTCCGAGTCGGGCATCTGCCGCTTCACCGCGTCGCCGCCCAAGCCTCAGGACGTCAGCCGCGTCATGAACATGGCCGTGCCCAAGGCACACAGACCTG GGGGAGAGCTGGTCCACCTGCCGCCTTACCTTCGCATGGACTTCCTCTTGAATCGTGGCGTTCCGCTCGCAGCCCGAGGGGCAGGCGTCAGCAGCGGAGCCAGCGGAGGAGCAGGGAGCGGCGCCGGTGCTACGGGAGAGACGCGAGGAGGCGGCGCGGGAGGGGCCATGGGTCAGACCTGCCTGGAACCACAGAGGAGCCGCACCCTCAAGCGGCCTCCTCCCATGGAACCCACCCCAATGGAAGTGCCCTCGCCCCGGGAGGTGCAGCAGTGGCAGCCCGGGACTGCCGCCACACTCCCCCACAGGGACGTGCGGGAGCGGGGGGAGGCCCGGGGCGAGGCCCGGGGGGAGGTGCGGGCAGAAGCCTCCTCCTCGGGAGACCTGGCCCAAGCACAGGCTGCCAAGCTCAGCACCTCCCAGGAGTCGCTGCTGGACTCCAGAGGACACCTGAAACAAAGCAACAACCCCTACGCCAAGTCCTACACGCTGGTATAA